The Lathyrus oleraceus cultivar Zhongwan6 chromosome 5, CAAS_Psat_ZW6_1.0, whole genome shotgun sequence genome includes the window GCAAAACGAAATACACGCATATCTGATCTATATTAGACCAAATATACATGTATTTTTTTTTGCTTGTATTTCACTTCGGAGTAGTTTATGACAATGATGAACTATTGAGTATAAAATAATTCAGGAGCCTGGGAGGGCAGAAGCAGATTTTGGCCGATTCGATGTTAAGTCGGTTATAAGGAACATCTATATTCTGTTCTCTAAAAGTGAGGTGCCAGTAGCAGGTGATGATCAAGAAATAATGGACTTGTTTAACCCATCAACTCCTCTCCCGCCATGGTTCTCTGAGGAAGACTTGAACGTTTACGCATCTTTATACGAAAAATCTGGCTTCAGATTTGCGTTGCAGGTTCCATACAGGTAATCAAAATCTCACTGTTCAACTCAATATCCATTTACTTCTAGATTGCTTTATATTCGTCTAAGTGGAACTGAATTTTGATCAACACAGATCTCTGACAGTGGAAAGTGGCCTAATTGATCCTAAAGTCAACGTTCCTGCATTGTTGGTAATGGGTGAGGAAGACTATTGCTTCAAGTTTCCTGGCATGGAAGAGTACATTCGAAGTGGGGTGGTGAAACATTTTGTGCCGGACTTGGAAATCATATATATTCCAGAAGGAAGGCATTTTTTGGGTGAACAATTCCCAGAGAAAGTGAACAAGCTCATCATTGAGTTCTTGGACAAACAAAGTATCTGATTGTGATTGTGGGTGGAGGCTAAGAGTCTCATGCTAATGGTTGTGTGACAAATGATTCTCTTGTGCTAGTGTGATTTCTATTCTGTGCATTGTACCTCTGATTTCATTAAGTAATTTGATTTGAGCAAGAACTATGCATGATTTTATTCTACaatgaaaatatttttaattttggaAATATTAGTATAACTAGTATCATGTTGTCGTTCTAATCGGCAGCCCAAACTAGGGAGCATGTATCAACATACCGACACTTCATCTTGTGCGTTTTAGATTTACAATTGTAGAAAGAAATATCATCAAAACCATCAACGGAACATTGGATTGGGCTATACTATCCCTCTCCAGTAGGGAAAGGTATGATATTTTAAAAGAAATGCCGAAAATTTCCTAACTCTAGCACCGAG containing:
- the LOC127086873 gene encoding uncharacterized protein LOC127086873; the encoded protein is MENIKHSNVEVKGLKLHVAEIGSGEKVVVFLHGFPEIWYTWRHQMIAVANAGYRAIAFDFRGYGLSDHPQEPEKATSMDLVHEVKDLLDSLEISKAFIIGQDFGAIIAYLVAVVYPEKIASVITLGIPFINPGASAVKNDLLPKGFYITRWQEPGRAEADFGRFDVKSVIRNIYILFSKSEVPVAGDDQEIMDLFNPSTPLPPWFSEEDLNVYASLYEKSGFRFALQVPYRSLTVESGLIDPKVNVPALLVMGEEDYCFKFPGMEEYIRSGVVKHFVPDLEIIYIPEGRHFLGEQFPEKVNKLIIEFLDKQSI